Proteins co-encoded in one Armatimonadota bacterium genomic window:
- a CDS encoding Rid family hydrolase, which yields MPEYGIPVFPPHPLRGKVTMPYAPAVVVPPGAALVLISGCHASPVYHHHPHVPEEHVLPPAMRDQARRVFQNIQLSLDALGLTWRHVVKVTRYLTDMREQDELNAVQREVLGDHQVASTTVQVAALVVPDARVEIEALAVAPADVAARVATAGPDGTA from the coding sequence GTGCCCGAGTACGGCATCCCCGTGTTCCCGCCCCATCCGCTGCGGGGCAAGGTGACGATGCCCTACGCGCCCGCGGTGGTGGTCCCGCCCGGGGCGGCGCTGGTCCTGATCTCGGGGTGCCACGCCTCGCCCGTGTACCACCACCACCCGCACGTACCGGAGGAGCACGTGCTGCCGCCGGCCATGCGCGACCAGGCCCGGCGGGTCTTCCAGAACATCCAGCTCTCCCTGGACGCCCTGGGGTTGACCTGGCGGCACGTGGTGAAGGTGACGCGCTACCTCACCGACATGCGCGAGCAGGACGAGCTCAACGCGGTCCAGCGCGAAGTTTTGGGCGACCACCAGGTGGCCAGCACCACGGTGCAGGTGGCGGCCCTGGTGGTGCCGGACGCGCGCGTCGAGATCGAGGCGCTGGCCGTGGCGCCGGCGGACGTCGCGGCGCGGGTCGCGACCGCAGGGCCCGACGGGACGGCCTGA